Part of the Dermatophilus congolensis genome is shown below.
TGGCCCTGGCAGTCGAGATGGGGGCAGCCAGCGTCGACCACTGCAACTACCTCGACGACAACGACATCAACGCCCTAGCCGCAACAGAAACAGTCGCCACCGCGCTACCCGCATGCGACCTATCCACCCGAGCGCCCCTAGTACCGGCACGACGACTCCTCGATGCCGGGGTAACGATGGCCATCGCCACCAACTGCAACCCCGGCACCAGCTATACCAGCTCAATGAACTTCTGCGTCGGCGTCGCTGTGCTGCAAATGGGCATGACCATCCTCGAAGCAGTCCGCGCCGCAACTTGGGGCGGAGCCCGAGCACTCCGCCGCGAAACCGGCACCGACACCTGCCCAGCCATCGGCTCAATCATTCCCGGAGCACGCGCAGACCTCCACGTCCTCGATGCCCCAGCGGCCATCCACCTGGCCTACCGGCCCGGAATGCCCCTCACCTGGGGCGTCTGGCGTGCCGGAGCCCGAGTGCACAGCAACCGCTGACCCCACAAAACCCTTCCCGCACTGGGCCCTCGACCCACGAAAGGTTCCACATGACACGTCATCAGACCGACGCAGTGACCATTTCCACCCACTCAATGAGCACGAGCGACGTCATCGCCGTAGCCCGCCACGGCGCCCACATCACCCTCAGCGAAGACAGCATCACCAAAGTCACCACTGTTCGGGCACACATCGATGCACTCGCTTCCTCCGCTACCCCCGTCTACGGCATCTCAACCGGCTTTGGGGCCCTAGCAACCGAACACATCCCCGTCGACAAACGCACCAAACTTCAACAGTCCCTCGTGCGCTCCCACGCTGCAGGCATCGGTCCAGAAGTAGAAAAAGAAGTAGTACGAGCACTCATGCTGCTCCGCCTCAAAACACTGGCCTCTGGGCACACCGGCGTACGCCCAGAAACCATGAACGCACTAGCTGCCCTCCTCAACGCCGGAATCACCCCCATCGTTCACGAATTCGGGTCACTGGGCTGCTCCGGCGACCTGGCACCCCTAGCCCACTGTGCCCTGGTACTCATGGGGGAGGGGCGCGCCACCGGCCCCGACGGTGTCGAACGACCTGTCCCGGAACTGCTCGGCGACGCTGGAATCACCCCTATCGTTCTCGCCGAAAAAGAAGGTCTTGCCCTCATTAACGGCACCGACGGGATGCTCGGGCAACTCATCCTCGCCCTCGAAGACCTCCGCACCCTCGTCGATATCGCCGACGTCACCGCAGCACTATCTGTAGAAGCCCTCGGCGGCACTGACCAAGTGTTCCTCCCCGAACTGCACCTGCCGCTGCGCCCCCACCTAGGCCAATCCATATCCGCCGACAGGATGCTGCGCACACTGGCCGGATCCAAAATCGTCAACCACAACAGAAACAACGAAATCCGAGTACAAGACGCCTACTCACTGCGCTGCGCCCCACAAGTGTCCGGATCCCTGCGAGACACCCTCACCTACGCCACCGGTGTCGCTGAACGTGAACTCGCCGCCGCCATCGACAACCCTGTCGTTCTGGACGACGGACGGGTGCTGTCCAACGGAAACTTCCACGGCGCACCCATCGCGCACGTCCTGGACTTCATCGCTATCCCCGTCGCCGACCTAGCCTCCATGGCTGAATGCCGCACCGACCGGATGCTCGACGTCAAACGCAGCCACGGGCTACCTCCGTTCCTTGCTGATGACCCAGGAACAGACTCCGGGCTGATGATCGCCCAGTACACCCAAGCCGGCATCATCTCAGAACTCAAACGTCTCGCCACCCCCGCATCAGTGGACTCCATCCCCAGCTCAGCGATGCAAGAAGACCACGTCTCCATGGGGTGGCACGCAGCCCGCAAACTCCGCAAAGCCGTCGACGGGCTCCGCCGCGTGCTCAGCATCGAACTCGTCGCAGCAACCCGCGCTATACAACTACGAGCCCCTCTAGAACCTGGCCCCGTTGCCCGCGCCATCATCGAGGCGCTCCCCGCGCAGATCGATACTCCCGGGCCCGACAGCTTCATGACCCCACAGCTACAAGCCGCGGAAGAAATGCTTGCTGACGGAACATTCACTACCATCGTGGCAGCCGCACTCGGAGATTAAAACCGCACGAACGTCTCACATAGTCACAACGATTCCTGCGATCGACTTTTCACAACGGCCTCACGGATCGAAGATGGTCTAGTGAGATCCACCATTGGAAAGCTCCTAGTCGCCACCCCGACGATGGAAGGTGGCATTTTTCAGCGTTCGGTCGTTTTCGTGCTTCATCACGACGCCGACGGGGCGCACGGGGTTGTGCTGAACAAACCTCTCGAAACTGACCTGACTCCTGTGCTCCCCGATTGGCAGCCCTACGTCAGTGAGCCTGCCCAACTGTTCCAAGGCGGACCCGTCGGCCTGGACAGCGCTATGGGATTGGCTTCTGTGCCAGGGCAAATGCAGACCGATGGTGTGGTGTCTTTGTTTGGGTCGATTGGCGTGGTCGATCTCGACCACGCCCCGGAGATATTGGCGCAACACGTAGCTTCCTTGCGGGTGTTCGCTGGCTACGCAGGATGGTCTGCAGGGCAACTCGAAGAAGAACTCAGCGCAGATGCGTGGTACGTCGTCGAAGCCGAAGTCGGTGACGTGTTTACCCCGTGTCCCGAGGAGCTATGGCAGTCAGTGCTGGCTCGCCAGCACGGGCGATTGTCCTGGGTGGCGAGGTTCCCTGACGACCCAACGATGAACTGAGGTGATGCCCCTGCGCAGGGGCATCACGCGCATCAGAGCAGCCCTGCCTCGCTGGCTCGCCTATACGTTGCTACGCGGGCAGATTCGATACGTCGACGATTCAGCGCAGTAGGGAAAAGATTGAAATGGGGACGGGTAACCACCTGTCCGCCAGCACGCAGCGCATCCCCCAGCGAGCGTCCGCGCAGCCCACGCTCCTCACCCGCGGCAAGAACCCGGTTGAGCAAGTCATAGCGATCCAACGCAGGCTCAGGGCCATCATCAGCGCCGTCAGCGTGGGAGGCGAACCCGTCGTGGAACAACACGATGGCGCCTCGCTCCAGCGAGCTAGTAGCTTTCGCGACACGGGTGTCATTGTCGACAAACGGGTTCCAATCGTGGCTGGTGCTGCTCCACAACACAGAAGTCATTCCAGCCGAAGTGATCTCACGCCAGGCGGCAATAGTTTGATCACCGTATGGCGGGCGATACCAGCGCACCTGCTGCCCCAAAACATCTTCCAGGTCTGCTTTAGCCACCCGCAGGTTCTCGCGGATCTGCTGCGGATCCAACAGCGAAAGATGCTGGTGATCCAAGCCATGCAGGCCGATCTCATGGCCAGCAGCA
Proteins encoded:
- the hutH gene encoding histidine ammonia-lyase, which translates into the protein MTRHQTDAVTISTHSMSTSDVIAVARHGAHITLSEDSITKVTTVRAHIDALASSATPVYGISTGFGALATEHIPVDKRTKLQQSLVRSHAAGIGPEVEKEVVRALMLLRLKTLASGHTGVRPETMNALAALLNAGITPIVHEFGSLGCSGDLAPLAHCALVLMGEGRATGPDGVERPVPELLGDAGITPIVLAEKEGLALINGTDGMLGQLILALEDLRTLVDIADVTAALSVEALGGTDQVFLPELHLPLRPHLGQSISADRMLRTLAGSKIVNHNRNNEIRVQDAYSLRCAPQVSGSLRDTLTYATGVAERELAAAIDNPVVLDDGRVLSNGNFHGAPIAHVLDFIAIPVADLASMAECRTDRMLDVKRSHGLPPFLADDPGTDSGLMIAQYTQAGIISELKRLATPASVDSIPSSAMQEDHVSMGWHAARKLRKAVDGLRRVLSIELVAATRAIQLRAPLEPGPVARAIIEALPAQIDTPGPDSFMTPQLQAAEEMLADGTFTTIVAAALGD
- a CDS encoding polysaccharide deacetylase family protein, producing the protein MSDLVHTAKLAVMKVLEHAPDSIGSVSSLRTDQGHWVPTFDDGPTAERTPQILRALAEHDATGTFFVLSTSVRNDPGLLREVVAAGHEIGLHGLDHQHLSLLDPQQIRENLRVAKADLEDVLGQQVRWYRPPYGDQTIAAWREITSAGMTSVLWSSTSHDWNPFVDNDTRVAKATSSLERGAIVLFHDGFASHADGADDGPEPALDRYDLLNRVLAAGEERGLRGRSLGDALRAGGQVVTRPHFNLFPTALNRRRIESARVATYRRASEAGLL
- a CDS encoding YqgE/AlgH family protein, which translates into the protein MRSTIGKLLVATPTMEGGIFQRSVVFVLHHDADGAHGVVLNKPLETDLTPVLPDWQPYVSEPAQLFQGGPVGLDSAMGLASVPGQMQTDGVVSLFGSIGVVDLDHAPEILAQHVASLRVFAGYAGWSAGQLEEELSADAWYVVEAEVGDVFTPCPEELWQSVLARQHGRLSWVARFPDDPTMN